GGCCTAAAGTTATAGTgttgtcaactttttttttttttttggttgtaaTGCTTAAGTTTTGCAGGTAGCTTCTTGTTTCCTTGTGGTTGAGCCTCGAACACGGATTTCTCGTGGTTTTGCATTTGTTACGATGGACAATGTAGATGATGCTAATCGGTGTGTTAAGCATCTCAACCAGTCAATTCTAGAAGGTCGATATATAACTGTGGAGAAGGTACTGTGATTGTTCTGATGTGGATATTATTCTAGAATTTCggtcgttttctttttttctcttaacttGGAGGTTTTCTGGTTATATTCAGAACAAGTTTGTGTCAGCTATGTTGGCAGCAATCAAAGATGATGAGTTCATCCATGTCAACTTTAGTGAAACAGCTTGGTCAATGACAAGCTTAAACAACAGATTTCAAATGCGCCTGATCAACTAAACATATCAACTATATTGCCCAACAACTTTTCTTCATCAGCATTCACTTTCAACACAACTAACCAACGGACATTATCAAGAACTTTCTAATCAGGCTTTTATGGTATTTCATGCCTAGCATTCATTGGACACTAGTCAATTTTTCCCAACTCCTGATATCAAGTGCATCCTTTTTTGGTGGCCACTTTCCTCCCATGAATATTTCTTATGAATGGTTCTTTGCcaacaatttcaaaactagTTTTTGCATATAGCGCTCACCTGGAAAACTATACCAACGATAATAACCTCTTCTAATTTAAGATTGGACTAGGACCTAggttaataaaagaaatgagatGACACAATTTTTGTCTTTCAGTCACGGAGGAAACGGCCAAGAACTCCAACGCCAGGACACTATTTGGGTTTGAAAAGCACTAGAGACTCTGGTAAGCTCAACCGTAAACATATCTTATGCATTGTAATTTCTCAAACATTACCTGTTACATTTGTTGCTTCTTGTATTAGGCTATCGTGGCGGCGATCGAGGTAGTAGTAGGTATCGTGGTGGTGGTGGCTCCTTCCGTGAAGACTATGGGTATCGTCGGTCTCCAAGACGCTCACCATATCGAGGGGCTCGTGAATACTCCCCTAGACACTCCCCCCCTTATGGTGGGGGAAGATCAAGAAGGGATCACTCAAGGTCGCCGCCACCTTACTCTCCTCCTTACGGCGGTAGCCCGGATAGGAGGTATCCTCGTGGCTCTAGGTGAGGGTGAGGGTGAGGCCCCTTTTAATGTACTTCAATGGTTGCTGTTAGTTAAGGACCAAGGTGGATGGTTGTGTGTCCTCAGAATCTCTGTCTCATAGTTGTAAGCAGTCCCAACTGGCCGAGTGGTCATCATCCTATGCTTTTTTAGTTCGGTGTTCTGACTTTGTTCTAGTAAACAATattgttacaaatattggtATGTGTCTTGTGAATCTTAATTTTCGCTTTTATCACCGTGGTTTATTAGACAATATggtaaattagttttttcctCTTACCATTTAAAGGCAATTTTATAAtgctttatattttttaatatattaaagaagtATTATGGGGTCATCATGAAAATAGTTCCAAgtaattttagatttgttttctttatgatAGTTGTTGGGCATCAATTATTGctgttattgtttttcttacaAGAACCATTTATAATTCGTCGTCgctattaaaatattgttggtCTGTTAATATGAACTCTACTAAACTTTGTATTGATGCAAGTTATTCTACGATTTAGAAagctttcatttttaattttttagaaacatCAGTTGATCTATAGGTGATATGAAATCTTAAGGTTTTTAggaattattatttcaaatgttaATATTTCAGTTTTTCTTGCATAATGGTTGAATTCCTatgcaaagaaaaataaattgttgcTTTAGATATAGTATAAACTTGGTACATCACTATCCAATAAAGTATCATTTATGTGactttttaagttaaaattatttcatgatcttttcttttaattatgacATTAATAtctcattgaaaaaaaagtagaaaacacAACTCAATATTGTAGGATTGCATTTCATCATCTTAAAACCacatctttatttatatatatttgttcttGATAATTATGATTGAGTAGTAATTTTAcgaaatatatttgtttgtgaTAATTATGATGAGTAGTAATTTTATGaacaacttttataaaaaataaaaagcataaATAGATAgacatttattatttcattgttgtaaattttgcagtaattttaaaaataataatgaaatatataacatattcttataaattttgctatttttataattttttaaaaatattactatatactttgattatttttattttgaatataatggttatttttttttctttttaaagatttttgtATATACGTATGTTCTTCTAAGCGAACAAATATATGGGCGTATAGCCCAATCGTATAAAGAAATCTCTTCCGTTTTCACATCAGTGGGACAGTCCACATCGGAAGTTAAACGGAGCAACCATGTCACTCGGTGCTTCTCTGAATATTCCCGTCGCTAAACTCTTCTTCCTCTCGAATTCGCCGccttttcttctcaattcCAACAAGCTTTCTTTCAATTCTCTTCTCAGAACTCCAAAAGGAGTCTCTTCcgtttcctcttcttccaaCTCTTCTTACTCTCTCCAACCAGATGAGTTAGAAGACTTCGTCATCGGCGATTGTGTTATTTTTGAAGATGACGTGTTCGACGACCCATATGTGTCGGATGATTCGAGTGTGGATAATTCCATTCCGAGCACAGCGAAGTCTAAGCCCAAGAGCGCTGTTGTTGAGATTAACCCCGAAAATCTGGTGCCAGATGAGTGGAAAGAAGTGCAAGCGGAGATTAACATCACGAAGAAAGAGAGGCGGAAGATTGCTCAGGAAATGGAGTTTGGTTCTCGagttgagaagaagaagaaagggcTTGTTCCTTTGAGGAGTGTGAATTTGGAGGAATATTTATCGTATAAGGAGGCGAAGATGGCACAATTGAAGCCACTTGTTCTTGATAATCCGACTAGTTTTCCGGCCACGGAGGAAGTTAATGGGGCGGAGGATGCTATGAGCAGGTCGAGCGAGCGTGTGGCGCCAAAAAATCCCAAGTGGGCGGTTTATGGTAGGGGGCTGGAGGATGTTTCTGAGTTCTTTAATAGTGGACAATACCAGCCTGCTGATAGAAAATCTGAAGGTATATTCCATGTTCATGTTTTGATCATTCGAGTTGtcatcatttagattttgtgtATGCTTGACTGACTCTGTGAATATTAGAAGGATTATCTTGTTAgtgtttttgttgttatcCATTTGTATTCTGTACTTCAGTATCCTCTGTGAATTGCTCTGTTATGCTTCCATGGACAGGACCTCGCaagttattttcaaaagagGAAAAGGCTATGCTGAATAAAAGGGTGCCTGATCTTGCTTCTGCTCGTTCTGTAAGACTTTTTATGACCATTGTATTTTAAGGTTGTGCTGATTCTTTGAtatacttcaaatttatcagtATCCTTGATTTGggtattgaaattatatttaggATATGTGGTTGCCTCTACATACTCTTGTCGGGTCTGGAGAATTTTACCTTGTGGATGAACTACTAAAAAACAATGTTGATATCAATGGTGTGGATAAGGTAGGGAATACATCTATGTTAATATAACATCTAATCAATTTACAGTTATTATTTCATCATTCCTCAGTCATTTTGGTTTGTATTTGTTTCAGGTTGGTTTCACGGCTCTTCACAGAGCTATAGTTGCAAAAAAGCAAGCCATAActaattatcttttaagaGAAAGTGCCAATCCTTTTGTTCGAGATAAGGTTAGCTGAAGTTTTAAACACACCCCTTAAAGTTGTTTCTCACTTACGTGGTTGACTAGCTTCACTTCAGAGAATGGTGTTGATCTTTGAGAAGGAtaaactttcattttatattcaGAATTTAAACCAATAATTGACGTTATGCATGAGTTGTTGCTGCTTATTTGAATTCCTATAGAGATGTAGTTGTACATTGAAATTTCAGAAACTGAGTCTTCAAGCTACATATATTTTGATccttaaaaacaaagaatatatGGCCTCCATGGCTTGTTTTTGTCACAGCTCATTACTGTCGTGTTTTTCTTTCACCTCATTCAAACATTTGATGTCAATAACACCTGTCTGAAGTCAATTTTAAGTTGCATTTTGTTTACTACTTTCTGAGTTGCAAACATCCAAGTAGTGTTGATAAATGTTTGCTTGTAgggtttattcttttgttgttttttgaaaccttttcaaatcttctctTATCTAGAAATTTCTACAAACTTTCTTAACAGGATGGCGCAACTTTGATGCATTACGCTGTCCAAACTGCTTCGAGTCAGGCGATTAAAACTCTTCTATTGTATAATGTTGATATAAACCTTCAGGATAAAGTAGGTTTATGCTTCTCTAGTTCTCTTTATAGATGATCGGCCTCTTACcattcaaaagtttaattaacACTATTCTTATTATACTCTTTTCAGGATGGGTGGACACCATTGCATCTCGCTGTTCAGGCTCGTCGGACAGATGTAGTTAggcttttattaattaaaggaGCTGATAAGACGCTAAAAAATGCGGTAAATATCTTTA
This DNA window, taken from Cucumis sativus cultivar 9930 chromosome 6, Cucumber_9930_V3, whole genome shotgun sequence, encodes the following:
- the LOC101217009 gene encoding serine/arginine-rich splicing factor SR45a, with protein sequence MADVHRKRYSRSPSPWKAPSRSRSRSRSRSRPRSRSRSWSRPRSPSRGRSRSRSRGREHANNPGNTLYVTGLSTRVTERDLEEHFSKEGKVASCFLVVEPRTRISRGFAFVTMDNVDDANRCVKHLNQSILEGRYITVEKSRRKRPRTPTPGHYLGLKSTRDSGYRGGDRGSSRYRGGGGSFREDYGYRRSPRRSPYRGAREYSPRHSPPYGGGRSRRDHSRSPPPYSPPYGGSPDRRYPRGSR
- the LOC116404547 gene encoding ankyrin repeat domain-containing protein, chloroplastic codes for the protein MSLGASLNIPVAKLFFLSNSPPFLLNSNKLSFNSLLRTPKGVSSVSSSSNSSYSLQPDELEDFVIGDCVIFEDDVFDDPYVSDDSSVDNSIPSTAKSKPKSAVVEINPENLVPDEWKEVQAEINITKKERRKIAQEMEFGSRVEKKKKGLVPLRSVNLEEYLSYKEAKMAQLKPLVLDNPTSFPATEEVNGAEDAMSRSSERVAPKNPKWAVYGRGLEDVSEFFNSGQYQPADRKSEGPRKLFSKEEKAMLNKRVPDLASARSDMWLPLHTLVGSGEFYLVDELLKNNVDINGVDKVGFTALHRAIVAKKQAITNYLLRESANPFVRDKDGATLMHYAVQTASSQAIKTLLLYNVDINLQDKDGWTPLHLAVQARRTDVVRLLLIKGADKTLKNAEGLTPLDICLYSGQDTKTYELIKLLKQLPRPSKLPS